The Clostridiaceae bacterium DNA segment TATCAACAATTTCATGTGTATCTTCCATTAGACCAACGTATATCCCATATGAGGAATATTTGTATAATTCTTCTTTTCCGAAATATCCCGGCAAATCTTTTGCGTTATTATGAATATATGCTGACAGTTTGAGAATATAAGAAATGTTGTCTACTATTGCACTTGCAAATCTACCTTGAAATAGATGTCCATGTCGATTATATCGCCTGTTAAAATAGCTTACATAGGCGGTATTTAGGCTTTGCATGAAGGATGAAATATCAGCCCCACATGGGTCAATATAGATATGTACGTGATTATCCATAAGAATATATGAATAAATCCTGCAATGATATTTTTCTTTATATTTTTTTAATAGTAAAAGGTAATAGTTTTTATCTTCATCACACTGAAATAGATCTACCTCACTGATGCTTCTAGACATTACATGATACATAGCATCTTCTGACTTTTTTCTTGCGATTCTTGGCATTTTTTATCACCTCAAGCAATATTATAGCATTACAGGTAATATTTGTAAAGAACAAATGTTCGAAAAAAATAATTTGTTTTATTGCGATATAAAACAGTGTAAGTTATAGGAATCCAGTAAGGATGCAGAAAGAATACAGTAAAATATAGTAGGAATGCAGTAATAACAAGACTGACAGAGAAACATAAGCAGGATCCCCTTGAACAAAAGGATTTAAAGCGCTAGAATGGGAGTACGGTATGGTAATTTGATAGGAGTAAGCAAAGATGAGAGTACAGTAATATAGTAACAATAAACGGTAATAATACGTTAAAATATGGCTAAGTGTCGCACAGCAACAGCACCAGCCGTTGCCTCAAACAGCAAACGGCATAAGACAGCATATGAAAAAACATTGCATCAGCGTAACATCGGTA contains these protein-coding regions:
- a CDS encoding transposase, whose translation is MPRIARKKSEDAMYHVMSRSISEVDLFQCDEDKNYYLLLLKKYKEKYHCRIYSYILMDNHVHIYIDPCGADISSFMQSLNTAYVSYFNRRYNRHGHLFQGRFASAIVDNISYILKLSAYIHNNAKDLPGYFGKEELYKYSSYGIYVGLMEDTHEIVDTEYILKLFSSDKDLAQQKYKTFVQSMKDTDFMEEIDENIIKAYTENEYKSEKRYIVRTRKPDELLHRIGEILGEKLSWKLRSKYCSETKKVRAFVIYVLRVLCGYTYKDLCDYIGNISISGISRLSNEGFNLLKKYKRYQMAFCSLIQ